Proteins from one Corynebacterium testudinoris genomic window:
- the rpsJ gene encoding 30S ribosomal protein S10, giving the protein MAGQKIRIRLKAYDHEAIDASAKKIVETVTRTGARVVGPVPLPTEKNVYAVIRSPHKYKDSREHFEMRTHKRLIDILDPTPKTVDALMRIDLPASVDVNIQ; this is encoded by the coding sequence GTGGCCGGACAAAAGATCCGCATTCGGCTTAAGGCCTACGACCATGAGGCAATTGACGCATCGGCGAAGAAGATCGTCGAGACTGTCACCCGTACGGGTGCCCGCGTCGTTGGCCCGGTGCCGTTGCCCACCGAAAAGAACGTGTACGCCGTTATTCGTTCTCCCCACAAGTACAAGGATTCTCGCGAGCACTTCGAGATGCGCACTCACAAGCGCCTGATCGACATCCTCGACCCGACGCCGAAGACTGTTGATGCCCTCATGCGCATCGACCTTCCGGCCAGCGTCGACGTGAATATTCAGTGA